Genomic segment of Tissierella sp.:
TTCACATAGAAAATAGGGAGGAAAAATGAAAATATTACATGTATTAGCTCAATTACCTTCTAGAACTGGATCTGGAGTTTATTTTTCTAATTTAGTAGAAAACTTTAAGAAATATAATTATGAACAGAAAGTTGTTTTTGGCACAGAAGATGATTTCAAATGGGATCTTTTAGATGAAAAGGACATATATCCTGTAGAGTTTAAAACAGAAGAACTACCTTTTCCCATAGTAGGCATGAGTGATATTATGCCTTATGATAATACTCTTTATTCTGAGATGACCGATGAGATGTTTGATAAATGGATAAATGCTTTTAAGAAAAGACTTATATCTATTAAGGAAAAATATAGTCCAGACATAATCTTTACTCATCATCTTTGGATATTATCCTCAATAGTAGCGGAGATTTTTACTGATTCAAAAATAATAGGAATATGCCATAATACGGATATGAGACAAGCTCAAATGAATCCAGCAATTTACAATAAATATGCTAAAAATTTGGGAAAATTAGATTTAATCTTTGCTTTATCAGAGAATCAAATAGATGAAATAGCAAACATATATCAAGACATAGAAAGAGATAATATAATCTCTGTAGGTGGAGGCTTTAACCAAAATATTTTCTTTTTTCCTGAAAAAAAGGAATATAATGATAAAATAAGATTAGTTTATTCAGCTAAAATAGATCCATCCAAAGGGATATATGAATTATTAAAAGTATACAAAGAATTAAACTTAGATGATGTAAGCTTAGATATAATAGGTGTTCCAGATGAGAGAAACAAGAAAGAATTAGAAAAGTATATTAAGGATGATAAAGGTATCAAAGTATATAATGTAAAAGATCAAATAGCCTTAGGTGAAGAACTTAGAAAGAAAGATATATTTCTAATGCCTTCTTTTTATGAAGGATTAGGACTTATGGCTATAGAATCTTTAGCATCTGGTTTATATGTAGTCACTACAGAGATAGAAGCATTAATGACCCTTTTGGGTAAGGATATAGAGGAATCTGGAATAATAAAATATGTTCCACTACCTAGAATATATGATGTAGACAAACCTGTGGAAGAAGATTTACCGAAATTTAGAGAGAATCTTAAAGAAGCTATACTTACTCAAATAGAAAAAGTTAGAAATAGAAAAAGTTGTTTAATTGATGAAAAAGATAAGATAAAACAATTTTCCTGGGAATCCTTAGTGGATAAAATAAATGAAATAATAAAGCAGTAAAGCGGGTTCAAGCTTGAATTATTTACTTAAGGGACAGTCTTGTCCCTTTATCTCATTCAACCAATTCCCTTAGCAATTTTATTTCCTTCGCATGACCATCTAGCTCATTGGGTGTCTCTAGATAGAATGGTAAAGATTTTAATCTCGGATGATTAATAATCCGAGACATAGGCTCCAATCCAATGTTTCCCTCACCTATTTTTTCATGTCTATCCTTGTGACTAGAAAAAGGATTCTTTGTATCATTTAAGTGTATTGCATAAAGCTTATCAAGACCAATGATTTTATCAAATTCCTTCAATACCCCATCTAAATCATTGACAATATCATAACCAGCATCGTAGATATGACATGTATCCATACAAACCCCCACTTTTTCAGAGAGAATAATACCATCAATAATTCTTTTCAACTCTTCAAATCTACTTCCTATTTCTGTTCCTTTACCTGACATGGTCTCTAGTAGAACTATGGTCCTTTGCTCAGGCTTTAATATACCATTTAACATATCAATTATATATCCAATTCCAATCTCCACACCCTGTCCTACATGACTACCAGGATGAAAGTTATAGTAATTATGCGGAAGATATTCCATTCTTTTTAGATCATCCTCCATTATTAGCTTTGCAAATTCTCTTGTTTCAAGTTTGTTTGAACAAGGATTTAAGGTATAGGGGGCGTGTGCTAGTAGCTTGCCAAAATTATTTTCATCCATTAAATTTAATAATTTTTTTATATCCTCAGGATCTATATCCTTAGCCTTGCTTCCTCTAGGATTTCTTGTAAAGAACTGGAATACATTAGCTCCTATCTCCAAGGCATTTTTACCCATAGCTTCGTAACCTCTAGATGTAGACAAATGACAACCGATTTTAAGCATATTTTACCTCCAATTATTTTAATTATATATTATAGTAATACCCAAAAAGCGGGGTCAGCCTTGATTTATTTACTTATCTTAGCATTGTTTATATTTTATTAAATTATATTGACATAGATTAGATTAGAGCATATAATATGATATATGAACAAGTATTCAGATGTTCATATATCATATTAACAAAAGGGTGGTTTTTTTATGGAAGAAAGAAACAATATTGATAGTTGCAGCTGTACTGTAATACACGAGGATGTTGTCAATAGGGTAAAAGCACACATGCCTCAAGAGGAAACACTTTATGATTTAGCTGAATTATTTAAAGCACTTGGCGATAGTACAAGGGTTAGGATACTATGTGCCTTATTCCAAGCTGAAATGTGTGTTTGTGATATTGCTGCACTTTTACATATGACCCAATCTGCAATTTCACACCAATTGAGAGTTTTAAAACAAGCGAGACTAGTTAAGTACAGAAAAGATGGTAAAGTAGTTTATTATTCTTTAGAAGATGAACATGTTAAGAGCATATTTGATCAAGGTCTAATTCATATTAATGAGAAGAATTAATGACAGGGGGATTATATTTATGGAAAAAGCAATAATTAAAAAGGAATTTATCCTTGAAGGATTAGATTGTGCACATTGTGCATCTAAGATTGAAGAAAAAATTGGTCAAATTGAGGGAATTGGTTTAGCTAATGTGAATTTTGTAACCAAGACTCTAACCTTAGAAATAGAAGAAATAGACAGGACACAAGAACTAATTCAGGCAGCAAGTGAGATGGTACAAAAAATTGAATCTCATGTGAAGATAAGAGAAAAACAAACAGGAAAAATACTAAAAAAAGAAGTACTACTGGAAGGCTTATGTTGTGGTAACTGTGCTGCAAAGATAGAAAGGGAATCAAACAATATAGATGGTGTCAAGTCTGCTGTAGTGGATTTTGTATCGACAAAGCTTATCATGGAGATAGATAATCCATCCAAAGAAAATGCTATTATTGATGATATTAAGGAAATAGTTAAAAGAATAGAGCCTGATGTTAATGTAATTGTTCTTGAAAGCAAGAAATCAAAGGAGCATACTCACGCTCATGACCATGACCATGATCATGGTGATTCTAGTAAAGAAGAAATAATTAAATTTGCAGTCAGTGCTGCAATTTTTGTAGCAGCAACTGCAATGAAGCTTCCAAATGCTGTAACCCTAATGTTATATCTCATAAGTTATGGAATTGCAGGTGGAAAAGTAGTCCTAAGAGCACTTAATAATATTCGTAGAGGGCAAGTATTTGATGAAAACTTTCTTATGAGCATAGCGACTATTGGTGCCTTTTTTATTGGTGAGTATGCTGAGGGTGTTGCAGTTATGCTTTTTTATCAGGTTGGAGAGATATTCCAAGGTATAGCTGTTAATCGCTCAAGAAAATCTATCACAGCCCTTATGGATATAAGACCTGATTTTGCTAATCTTAAAATAGGGGATGAGCTTAGAAGAGTTGATCCTGAAGAAGTTAGCATTGGTGATATAATAGTAGTAAAACCAGGTGAAAAGGTGCCCCTTGATGGTAAGGTTATTGAAGGAAACTCCATGGTAGATACATCTGCCTTAACTGGAGAATCAGTTCCTAGAGAAGTAGTTATAGGTGATAGCATTTTAGGTGGAGTTATCAACAAGAATGGTCTCTTAACAATTGAGGTAGAAAAGGAATTTGGAGATTCAACTGTTGCAAAGATACTAGATTTAGTCCAAAATGCAAGTAGCAAGAAAGCCCCTACAGAGAACTTTATAACAAAATTTGCTAGATATTATACACCATTTGTTGTTTTCTCAGCAGCTTCCTTAGCTATAATACCACCACTTCTTATAGAAGGTGCAACATTCTCTCAGTGGCTTTATAGGGCTTTATCTTTCTTAGTAGTGTCTTGTCCATGTGCTTTAGTTGTATCAATTCCTCTTGGCTTCTTTGGGGGAATAGGTGGAGCTTCGAAGAATGGAATTCTTGTAAAAGGTGGAAACTACCTTGAAGCCTTGAATAATGTTGAAGTTGTTGTTTTTGATAAAACAGGAACACTGACAAAGGGTGTATTTAAAGTAACTGACATAAAGCCACAAAATAATATTTCTAAAGATGAACTTATAGCCTTAGCAGCTCATGCAGAAAGCTACTCTAATCATCCAATAGCTACTTCTATTTTAGGAGCTTATGGTAAAGAAATAGATAAGGAAACAATAAAAGACTATGAAGAAATACCAGGCCATGGCATTAGAGTAATAGTTGAAGGCAAAGAAGTTTTAGCTGGAAACAATAGATTAATGAGTAAGGAAAATATACTATATGAAGAGTTTGAATCTATAGGTACAGTAGTTCATGTTGCTGTAGATAAGGAATATATAGGATATATAGTAATATCTGATGAAGTTAAAGAGGACTCAGCTAAGGCAATAAAAGCTTTAAAGGCAATGGGTGTTAAAAAGACTGTTATGCTAACTGGGGATAATAAAATAGTAGCTATGAAAGTTGCCAAGGAGCTGGGACTTGATGAAGTTCACGCAGAACTATTACCTGACCAAAAGGTTGAAAAGCTAGAACTTTTAGATAAAGAAAAATCATCTAGAGGTAAGCTGGTATTTGTAGGGGATGGTATAAATGATGCACCTGTATTAGCTAGGGCAGATATAGGTATAGCAATGGGTGGAGTTGGTTCGGATGCTGCCATAGAAGCAGCTGATGTAGTTATTATGAATGATGAACCTTCAAAAATTGCTACAGCCATTAAAATAGCAAAGAGAACAAGAACAATAGTAGTGCAAAATATAGTTTTTGCTTTAGGTATCAAAGCAATTTTACTAGTACTTATAGCTCTAGGCTTAGGTACTATGTGGGAAGCAGTCTTTGGAGATGTTGGGGTAGCAGTACTTGCTATTTTAAATTCAATGCGTGCAATAAAAACAACTAAATAAGATGCAAAATTGAAATAAAAACTCCTGTAAAATTTACAGGAGTTTTTTAATAGATTGTTTTAGTTAAAAGTGTACGGTCTATAGTAGCTTAATTATTGATTCTAATTCTTCGGATAAAAGCTTTGCGAGTTCAAAATCATAGTCATTTAAAGCCAATTCTATTTTTCTTTCAACTGCTTTTTTCTTTTGTTCAATTTCTAAATAGTCTTTATCAAAATGATTTTCATAAATCATCTTTCTAAATTTTCTTGTACTAATCTTTCTAATCTTCTTATCTTCAATAAGTAAAACAAAATCCATACAATTTACTATAG
This window contains:
- a CDS encoding glycosyltransferase family 4 protein, with product MKILHVLAQLPSRTGSGVYFSNLVENFKKYNYEQKVVFGTEDDFKWDLLDEKDIYPVEFKTEELPFPIVGMSDIMPYDNTLYSEMTDEMFDKWINAFKKRLISIKEKYSPDIIFTHHLWILSSIVAEIFTDSKIIGICHNTDMRQAQMNPAIYNKYAKNLGKLDLIFALSENQIDEIANIYQDIERDNIISVGGGFNQNIFFFPEKKEYNDKIRLVYSAKIDPSKGIYELLKVYKELNLDDVSLDIIGVPDERNKKELEKYIKDDKGIKVYNVKDQIALGEELRKKDIFLMPSFYEGLGLMAIESLASGLYVVTTEIEALMTLLGKDIEESGIIKYVPLPRIYDVDKPVEEDLPKFRENLKEAILTQIEKVRNRKSCLIDEKDKIKQFSWESLVDKINEIIKQ
- a CDS encoding deoxyribonuclease IV → MLKIGCHLSTSRGYEAMGKNALEIGANVFQFFTRNPRGSKAKDIDPEDIKKLLNLMDENNFGKLLAHAPYTLNPCSNKLETREFAKLIMEDDLKRMEYLPHNYYNFHPGSHVGQGVEIGIGYIIDMLNGILKPEQRTIVLLETMSGKGTEIGSRFEELKRIIDGIILSEKVGVCMDTCHIYDAGYDIVNDLDGVLKEFDKIIGLDKLYAIHLNDTKNPFSSHKDRHEKIGEGNIGLEPMSRIINHPRLKSLPFYLETPNELDGHAKEIKLLRELVE
- a CDS encoding metalloregulator ArsR/SmtB family transcription factor, whose translation is MEERNNIDSCSCTVIHEDVVNRVKAHMPQEETLYDLAELFKALGDSTRVRILCALFQAEMCVCDIAALLHMTQSAISHQLRVLKQARLVKYRKDGKVVYYSLEDEHVKSIFDQGLIHINEKN
- a CDS encoding heavy metal translocating P-type ATPase; translated protein: MEKAIIKKEFILEGLDCAHCASKIEEKIGQIEGIGLANVNFVTKTLTLEIEEIDRTQELIQAASEMVQKIESHVKIREKQTGKILKKEVLLEGLCCGNCAAKIERESNNIDGVKSAVVDFVSTKLIMEIDNPSKENAIIDDIKEIVKRIEPDVNVIVLESKKSKEHTHAHDHDHDHGDSSKEEIIKFAVSAAIFVAATAMKLPNAVTLMLYLISYGIAGGKVVLRALNNIRRGQVFDENFLMSIATIGAFFIGEYAEGVAVMLFYQVGEIFQGIAVNRSRKSITALMDIRPDFANLKIGDELRRVDPEEVSIGDIIVVKPGEKVPLDGKVIEGNSMVDTSALTGESVPREVVIGDSILGGVINKNGLLTIEVEKEFGDSTVAKILDLVQNASSKKAPTENFITKFARYYTPFVVFSAASLAIIPPLLIEGATFSQWLYRALSFLVVSCPCALVVSIPLGFFGGIGGASKNGILVKGGNYLEALNNVEVVVFDKTGTLTKGVFKVTDIKPQNNISKDELIALAAHAESYSNHPIATSILGAYGKEIDKETIKDYEEIPGHGIRVIVEGKEVLAGNNRLMSKENILYEEFESIGTVVHVAVDKEYIGYIVISDEVKEDSAKAIKALKAMGVKKTVMLTGDNKIVAMKVAKELGLDEVHAELLPDQKVEKLELLDKEKSSRGKLVFVGDGINDAPVLARADIGIAMGGVGSDAAIEAADVVIMNDEPSKIATAIKIAKRTRTIVVQNIVFALGIKAILLVLIALGLGTMWEAVFGDVGVAVLAILNSMRAIKTTK